The following proteins are co-located in the Wenzhouxiangella marina genome:
- a CDS encoding DUF1249 domain-containing protein, with product MLTTVKNLHPPTQVLARRLPELHTAVFRALNVLMPDGLGRSDCLVSRIDGCPDLYMQVIERHDYTTFLRLTYLIGDSQQHNPNAHIRVYHDARMAEATAFSPEQGIQRLAGPELPMHGLVVRNWRLNRALLKWLDYLLAQGHSAQTLQPAEEAPLLGPDLVQQEVS from the coding sequence ATGCTGACAACCGTCAAAAATCTGCACCCGCCCACCCAGGTTCTGGCCCGCCGCCTGCCCGAGCTGCACACTGCCGTCTTTCGTGCCTTGAACGTGCTCATGCCCGACGGCCTCGGCCGCAGCGATTGTCTGGTGTCGAGGATCGATGGCTGTCCGGACCTCTACATGCAGGTCATCGAGCGTCACGACTACACGACCTTCCTTCGTCTGACCTACCTGATCGGCGATTCCCAGCAGCACAATCCGAACGCACACATCCGCGTCTATCACGATGCCCGGATGGCCGAGGCCACGGCCTTCAGCCCGGAGCAGGGCATTCAGCGTCTGGCCGGCCCGGAGCTGCCGATGCACGGTCTGGTGGTACGCAACTGGCGCCTGAATCGGGCGCTGTTGAAGTGGCTGGACTACCTGCTGGCCCAGGGCCATAGCGCCCAGACCCTCCAGCCTGCCGAAGAGGCGCCGCTACTCGGCCCCGACCTGGTTCAGCAGGAAGTCAGCTGA
- the carA gene encoding glutamine-hydrolyzing carbamoyl-phosphate synthase small subunit, with protein sequence MSRQQALLVLEDGTTFSGEGIGASKTCTGEVVFNTAMTGYQEILTDPSYAGQMVTLTGSHVGNTGVNAADAESDRIHCRALIMRHSARRTSSWRAERSLDDYLRDHDVPGITQLDTRSLTMHLREHGALNACLMVGDQLDAEAALAQARDCVSMTGQDLASQVSVKAPIEWSEGTLDLQAGEFARSSGRFHVVCYDYGFKRNILRLLADAGCRITIVPADFPVEKVLAMQPDGVMLSNGPGDPQPLDYAIRSIRTLLEKDVPTFGICLGHQLLALAAGARTVKMKFGHHGANHPVKDLDSGQVLITSQNHGFAVDEASMPEGLRATHRSLFDGSLQGIEVQGRAAFGFQGHPEASPGPHDLRPLFQRFAQLMAERQ encoded by the coding sequence TTGTCCCGACAGCAGGCACTACTGGTTCTGGAAGACGGCACCACGTTTTCCGGAGAGGGCATCGGCGCGTCGAAGACGTGCACCGGCGAAGTCGTTTTCAACACGGCCATGACCGGATATCAGGAAATTCTCACCGATCCGAGCTACGCAGGGCAGATGGTCACCCTGACCGGCTCGCACGTGGGCAACACGGGGGTCAATGCGGCCGATGCCGAGTCCGATCGCATCCACTGCCGCGCGCTGATCATGCGCCACAGCGCCCGCCGGACCAGTTCCTGGCGAGCGGAGCGCAGCCTCGATGACTACCTGCGCGATCACGATGTGCCCGGGATCACCCAGCTCGATACCCGCAGCCTGACCATGCACCTTCGCGAGCATGGCGCGCTCAACGCCTGCCTGATGGTGGGCGACCAGCTCGACGCCGAGGCGGCACTGGCCCAGGCGCGCGACTGCGTGTCGATGACCGGCCAGGACCTGGCCAGCCAGGTCAGTGTCAAGGCGCCGATCGAATGGTCCGAAGGTACCCTGGATCTGCAGGCCGGCGAATTCGCCCGTAGCAGCGGACGTTTCCACGTCGTCTGCTACGACTACGGGTTCAAGCGCAACATCCTGCGCCTGCTGGCCGATGCCGGGTGTCGGATCACGATCGTGCCGGCGGACTTCCCCGTCGAGAAGGTGCTGGCCATGCAGCCCGACGGCGTCATGCTTTCCAATGGCCCGGGCGATCCGCAGCCCCTGGACTACGCGATTCGCTCCATTCGCACCCTGCTCGAGAAGGACGTCCCGACCTTCGGCATCTGCCTCGGGCACCAGCTACTGGCCCTGGCCGCCGGCGCCCGCACGGTGAAGATGAAGTTCGGTCATCACGGCGCGAATCACCCCGTCAAGGATCTCGATAGCGGGCAGGTGTTGATCACCTCCCAGAATCACGGCTTCGCCGTCGACGAGGCCTCCATGCCCGAAGGGCTGCGGGCCACCCATCGCTCCCTGTTCGACGGCAGCCTGCAGGGCATCGAGGTGCAGGGCAGGGCGGCGTTCGGCTTTCAGGGCCACCCGGAAGCCAGCCCGGGACCGCATGATCTTCGTCCCCTGTTCCAGCGCTTTGCCCAGCTGATGGCCGAACGGCAGTGA
- the carB gene encoding carbamoyl-phosphate synthase large subunit, translating to MPKRTDIQSILIIGAGPIVIGQACEFDYSGVQAVKALREEGYRVILVNSNPATIMTDPEVADAVYIEPIRWDVVRDVIEKERPDALLPTMGGQTALNCALDLAREGVLEEFGVEMIGASEDAIDMAEDRDRFRLAMGEIGLGVPTAAVAHSLEEAMEIQKQVGFPTIIRPSFTLGGSGGGIAYNREEFVEIVSHGLDLSPTNEVLLEESVLGWKEFELEVVRDRADNCIIICSIENLDPMGVHTGDSITVAPAQTLTDKEYQELRDAAIAVLRKIGVDTGGSNVQFAVSPEDGRILVIEMNPRVSRSSALASKATGFPIAKVAAKLAVGYTLDELLNDITGGATPASFEPAIDYVVTKVPRFAFEKFPAANDRLTTQMKSVGEAMAFGRTFQESLNKALRSLETGLTGLDPVEIEGSESEVGTRIRRELQEAGPDRLLYVAEAFRRGMSFEEVHRLTRIDPWFLDQVLELIEQEQAVAEQGVAGLTDARLLELKRFGFSDARLASLVGLDEASVRKLRLRAGLRPVFRRVDTCAAEFATTTAYMYSTWGEACESKPSDKPKIMVLGGGPNRIGQGIEFDYCCVHAALTMRDLGYETIMVNCNPETVSTDYDTSDRLYFEPLTLEDVLAVIELEKPEGIIIQFGGQTPLKLARELEAAGAPIVGTTPDCIDLAEDRERFQALLNELGLKQPPNRTARDPEAAIVLAREIGYPLVVRPSYVLGGRAMDIVHGEDELRRYMTEAVKVSNDSPVLLDRFLDHATEVDVDAVCDGERVIIGGIMEHIEEAGVHSGDSSCSLPPFSLPEAIIEAIADQTRQMARALNVVGLMNVQFAVRGEDIFVLEVNPRASRTVPFVSKATGTPLARVAARCMVGRSLAEQGIDQDLSSRFFSIKEPVYPFIKFPGVDPILGPEMRSTGEAMGVGLSFGAAVARAQQGVGIRAASSGTAFLSVRDADKERLLPVARELIERGFRLIATEGTWKHLVENGIECTYVNKVVQGRPHIVDLIKNDEIDYIVNTTEGRQAIADSFSIRRQALQHKVNYSTTIAGARATLRALDHWNERGVRSLAELYEL from the coding sequence ATGCCCAAGCGAACTGACATCCAATCCATCCTGATCATCGGCGCCGGCCCGATCGTCATCGGTCAGGCCTGCGAATTCGACTATTCGGGTGTGCAGGCCGTCAAGGCCCTGCGCGAAGAGGGCTACCGGGTCATCCTGGTCAACTCCAATCCGGCGACGATCATGACCGACCCCGAGGTCGCCGATGCCGTCTACATCGAGCCGATCCGCTGGGACGTGGTCCGCGACGTGATCGAGAAGGAGCGCCCGGACGCCTTGTTGCCGACCATGGGTGGCCAGACGGCGCTGAACTGCGCCCTGGATCTCGCTCGCGAAGGCGTGCTCGAGGAGTTCGGAGTGGAGATGATCGGCGCGTCCGAGGATGCCATCGACATGGCCGAGGATCGCGACCGCTTCCGCCTGGCCATGGGCGAGATCGGCCTGGGTGTGCCAACCGCAGCCGTCGCCCATTCCCTCGAAGAAGCGATGGAGATCCAGAAGCAGGTCGGTTTCCCGACCATCATCCGCCCCAGCTTCACCCTGGGTGGTTCGGGTGGCGGAATCGCCTACAACCGCGAAGAATTCGTCGAAATCGTCAGCCACGGTCTCGACCTGTCGCCGACCAACGAAGTCCTCCTCGAGGAGTCGGTGCTCGGATGGAAGGAATTCGAGCTCGAAGTGGTACGGGACCGAGCCGACAACTGCATCATCATCTGCTCGATCGAGAACCTCGATCCGATGGGCGTGCATACGGGTGACTCGATCACCGTGGCCCCGGCCCAGACCCTGACGGACAAGGAATACCAGGAGCTTCGCGATGCCGCGATCGCGGTGCTGCGCAAGATCGGCGTGGATACGGGGGGCTCGAACGTGCAGTTCGCCGTCAGCCCGGAAGACGGCCGCATCCTGGTGATCGAGATGAACCCGCGCGTGTCGCGTTCCTCGGCCCTGGCCTCCAAGGCCACCGGTTTCCCGATCGCCAAGGTCGCCGCCAAGCTGGCCGTCGGTTACACCCTCGATGAATTGCTCAACGACATCACCGGTGGCGCCACGCCGGCCTCCTTCGAACCGGCGATCGACTATGTGGTCACCAAGGTGCCGCGCTTCGCCTTCGAGAAATTCCCGGCCGCCAATGACCGCCTGACCACGCAGATGAAATCGGTCGGTGAGGCGATGGCCTTCGGCCGCACTTTCCAGGAGTCCCTCAACAAGGCCCTGCGCAGCCTGGAGACGGGCCTGACTGGCCTGGATCCGGTCGAGATCGAAGGCAGTGAGTCCGAGGTCGGCACGCGGATTCGACGCGAATTGCAGGAGGCCGGACCCGATCGGCTGCTCTACGTGGCCGAAGCCTTCCGCCGCGGCATGAGCTTCGAGGAAGTCCATCGCCTCACGCGAATCGACCCCTGGTTCCTCGACCAGGTCCTCGAATTGATCGAGCAGGAGCAGGCCGTGGCCGAGCAGGGCGTGGCCGGGCTCACCGATGCCCGCTTGCTCGAGCTCAAGCGCTTCGGCTTTTCGGATGCCCGCCTGGCCAGCCTGGTGGGTCTGGACGAAGCCAGCGTTCGCAAGCTTCGTCTTCGCGCGGGCCTGCGGCCGGTCTTCCGACGCGTGGACACCTGCGCGGCCGAGTTCGCCACGACCACCGCCTACATGTATTCGACCTGGGGTGAGGCCTGCGAATCGAAGCCCTCGGACAAACCCAAGATCATGGTGCTGGGGGGCGGCCCGAACCGGATCGGACAGGGCATCGAGTTCGACTACTGCTGCGTCCATGCCGCCCTGACGATGCGCGATCTCGGCTACGAGACGATCATGGTCAACTGCAACCCGGAAACGGTGTCGACGGACTACGACACCTCGGACCGCCTGTACTTCGAGCCACTGACGCTCGAGGACGTGCTGGCCGTGATCGAGCTGGAGAAGCCCGAGGGCATCATCATCCAGTTCGGTGGCCAGACGCCCTTGAAGCTGGCTCGTGAACTCGAAGCCGCCGGGGCCCCGATCGTCGGGACCACGCCGGACTGCATCGATCTGGCGGAAGATCGGGAACGCTTCCAGGCCCTGTTGAACGAGCTGGGTCTCAAGCAACCCCCGAACCGCACGGCTCGTGACCCGGAGGCCGCCATCGTGCTGGCCCGGGAGATCGGCTATCCACTGGTCGTGCGCCCCTCCTACGTGCTCGGTGGCCGGGCGATGGATATCGTCCACGGGGAGGATGAGCTGCGCCGGTACATGACCGAGGCGGTCAAGGTGTCGAACGACTCGCCCGTCCTGCTGGACCGCTTCCTCGACCATGCCACGGAGGTCGATGTCGACGCGGTCTGCGACGGCGAGCGGGTGATCATCGGCGGCATCATGGAGCACATCGAAGAGGCTGGCGTTCACTCGGGCGATTCGTCCTGCAGCCTGCCGCCGTTTTCCCTGCCCGAGGCGATCATCGAAGCCATCGCCGATCAGACGCGGCAGATGGCCCGGGCCCTGAACGTGGTCGGCCTGATGAACGTCCAGTTCGCCGTTCGCGGCGAGGACATCTTCGTGCTCGAAGTCAACCCTCGAGCCTCGAGAACCGTGCCCTTCGTGTCCAAGGCCACGGGCACGCCGCTGGCTCGCGTGGCAGCGCGCTGCATGGTCGGCCGCAGCCTGGCGGAGCAGGGCATCGATCAGGATCTGAGCAGCCGTTTCTTCTCGATCAAGGAACCGGTCTATCCCTTCATCAAGTTCCCGGGCGTCGACCCTATCCTCGGGCCCGAAATGCGTTCGACCGGCGAGGCGATGGGCGTAGGCCTGAGCTTCGGTGCCGCGGTCGCAAGGGCCCAGCAGGGGGTCGGCATTCGAGCGGCCTCGAGCGGCACCGCCTTCCTGAGTGTGCGCGACGCCGACAAGGAGCGCTTGCTGCCGGTCGCACGCGAGCTGATCGAGCGAGGCTTCCGCCTGATCGCCACGGAAGGCACCTGGAAACATCTGGTTGAAAACGGGATCGAGTGCACCTACGTCAACAAGGTCGTGCAGGGGCGCCCGCACATCGTCGATCTGATCAAGAACGACGAGATCGATTACATCGTCAACACCACCGAAGGGCGTCAGGCGATCGCCGATTCGTTCTCGATCCGCCGTCAGGCCCTGCAGCACAAGGTGAATTACTCGACCACGATTGCCGGGGCCCGAGCAACGCTGCGGGCCCTGGACCACTGGAACGAACGCGGCGTGCGCAGCCTCGCCGAGTTGTACGAACTCTAA
- the greA gene encoding transcription elongation factor GreA — MSQIPLTRAGAERLKAELERLKKKDRPAVIEAIAEARAHGDLKENAEYHAAREQQGFIEGRIQALEGSLGNARIIDPTETNAGDKIVFGATVTLIEDAEGAEEATWQIVGDLEADVAEKRLAISAPLARALIGKEAGDVVEFQAPNGLRVYEIIAVEYR, encoded by the coding sequence ATGAGCCAGATCCCGTTGACCCGGGCCGGGGCCGAGCGCCTCAAGGCCGAGCTGGAACGTCTCAAGAAGAAGGACCGACCGGCGGTGATCGAAGCCATCGCCGAAGCGCGCGCGCACGGCGATCTGAAGGAGAACGCCGAATACCATGCCGCGCGGGAACAGCAGGGCTTCATCGAGGGCCGGATTCAGGCGCTGGAAGGCTCGCTCGGCAACGCTCGCATCATCGACCCCACCGAGACCAATGCCGGCGACAAGATCGTGTTCGGCGCCACCGTCACCCTGATCGAGGACGCGGAGGGTGCCGAAGAGGCCACCTGGCAGATCGTCGGCGATCTGGAAGCCGATGTCGCCGAAAAACGTCTGGCCATCAGCGCCCCGCTGGCGCGTGCCCTGATCGGTAAGGAAGCAGGCGACGTGGTCGAATTCCAGGCCCCGAACGGACTGCGCGTCTACGAGATCATCGCGGTCGAGTACCGCTGA
- the recJ gene encoding single-stranded-DNA-specific exonuclease RecJ, with amino-acid sequence MRSVAIRRRIAAPSELSGVHPVVARVLAARGCRAIPDYRLGQLLPPTLGGLDRATALMEAAIREGQRIVVVGDFDADGATGTALAVRALRAMGAAEVDWVVPDRFRHGYGLGEALVEEIAPSRPDLLITVDQGVSSLAGVALARSKGIRVVVTDHHLPGRELPQADAIVNPNLPDDPFPSGALAGVGVMFYTLMALRARLRDAGWFEQRPQPRMDVWLDLVALGTVADLVPLDENNRRLVHQGLARIRAGQASPGVAALLEVAGRNLRHVVSADLGFAAAPRLNAAGRLDDMGIGIRCLLAENDREAWSLARQLDQLNAERQAIQADMQQDAEAQADALASSIEGQVSGLCVFDPAWHQGVVGLVAGRLMERFQRPVIAFAPAESGSEQLKGSARSPASVHMRDLLVDINAANPGLIERFGGHARAAGLSLRAEDFEAFRQAMDRQLSRIRFAAEEVETDGALESGDFLVETAEALEAAGPWGQEWPEPLFDGRFEVLERRVVGQVHLKLRLRPLPDGPVLDAIAFRAGGLCHQELPDPLHVTYRLEVNRFRGRVTPQLNIQHLVDAQLDGEGGDD; translated from the coding sequence ATGCGATCCGTGGCCATCCGTCGGCGAATCGCCGCTCCGAGCGAGCTTTCCGGTGTGCACCCCGTGGTCGCGCGTGTGCTGGCTGCTCGCGGTTGCCGGGCAATACCGGACTATCGCCTGGGCCAACTGCTTCCACCGACCCTCGGGGGCCTGGATCGGGCGACTGCCCTGATGGAGGCGGCGATCCGCGAAGGCCAGCGCATCGTCGTCGTCGGCGATTTCGATGCCGACGGCGCGACGGGAACGGCCCTGGCCGTTCGTGCCCTGCGCGCGATGGGCGCCGCCGAGGTCGATTGGGTCGTGCCGGACCGGTTTCGGCATGGCTACGGGCTCGGTGAGGCCCTCGTCGAGGAGATCGCGCCGAGTCGGCCGGATCTGCTCATCACCGTCGACCAGGGCGTCAGTTCTCTGGCCGGCGTTGCCCTGGCTCGATCGAAAGGCATTCGGGTCGTGGTGACCGATCATCACCTGCCGGGGCGGGAGCTGCCGCAGGCCGACGCCATCGTCAACCCCAATCTGCCGGACGATCCCTTTCCCTCCGGCGCCCTGGCTGGCGTCGGGGTGATGTTCTACACACTGATGGCACTCCGGGCGCGTCTTCGTGACGCGGGCTGGTTCGAGCAGCGACCACAGCCGCGCATGGACGTCTGGCTGGATCTGGTCGCCCTCGGCACCGTGGCCGATCTCGTGCCGCTGGACGAAAACAACCGTCGCCTCGTTCATCAGGGGCTCGCGCGCATTCGGGCCGGGCAGGCCAGTCCCGGCGTGGCGGCACTACTGGAGGTCGCCGGCCGGAATCTCCGCCATGTGGTGTCGGCGGATCTTGGTTTTGCCGCCGCGCCCCGGCTCAATGCGGCCGGCCGTCTGGACGATATGGGGATCGGTATCCGCTGCCTGCTGGCAGAAAACGACCGTGAGGCCTGGTCCCTGGCCCGCCAGCTCGATCAGCTCAACGCCGAACGCCAGGCCATTCAGGCCGATATGCAGCAGGACGCCGAAGCCCAGGCCGACGCCCTGGCGAGCTCCATCGAAGGGCAGGTCAGTGGTCTATGCGTGTTCGATCCGGCCTGGCATCAAGGCGTGGTCGGACTGGTCGCCGGGCGATTGATGGAGCGCTTTCAACGTCCGGTCATCGCCTTCGCGCCGGCCGAGTCCGGCAGCGAGCAGCTCAAGGGCTCGGCCCGCAGTCCGGCCAGCGTGCACATGCGCGATCTGCTCGTCGACATCAACGCTGCCAACCCCGGTCTGATCGAGCGCTTCGGGGGCCATGCGCGAGCCGCGGGCCTGTCGCTGCGGGCCGAGGACTTCGAGGCCTTCCGGCAAGCGATGGACCGGCAACTGTCCAGAATCCGTTTTGCCGCAGAGGAGGTCGAGACCGATGGCGCACTCGAGTCGGGGGACTTCCTCGTCGAAACCGCCGAAGCGCTCGAGGCCGCCGGGCCCTGGGGACAGGAATGGCCGGAACCGCTCTTCGATGGCCGTTTCGAGGTCCTGGAGCGACGGGTCGTAGGGCAGGTGCACCTGAAGCTTCGACTCCGGCCGCTGCCGGATGGGCCAGTGCTCGACGCCATCGCCTTTCGCGCCGGCGGCCTGTGTCACCAGGAGCTGCCCGATCCGCTGCATGTGACCTATCGTTTGGAGGTCAATCGTTTCCGCGGTCGAGTGACTCCGCAATTGAATATCCAGCATCTGGTCGACGCGCAACTCGATGGAGAGGGCGGGGACGATTGA
- the ndk gene encoding nucleoside-diphosphate kinase, which yields MQRTLSIIKPDAVAKNVIGEIYTRFERAGLKVVAARMKHLSQADAEGFYAVHKDRPFFADLVKFMTSGPVMIQVLEGQDAIARNRELMGATDPRQAAPGTIRADFATSIDANAVHGSDGEDTAAQEIAFFFGDDEIYSR from the coding sequence ATGCAGCGCACACTGTCCATCATCAAGCCCGATGCCGTTGCCAAGAACGTGATCGGTGAGATCTACACCCGTTTCGAGCGCGCCGGCCTGAAGGTCGTTGCCGCCAGGATGAAGCACCTCAGCCAGGCTGACGCCGAAGGCTTCTACGCCGTCCACAAGGATCGCCCCTTCTTCGCCGATCTGGTCAAGTTCATGACCTCCGGCCCGGTCATGATCCAGGTGCTGGAAGGGCAGGATGCGATCGCCCGCAACCGTGAGCTGATGGGTGCAACCGATCCTCGTCAGGCCGCACCGGGCACCATCCGCGCGGACTTCGCCACCAGCATCGATGCCAACGCCGTGCATGGTTCGGACGGTGAAGATACGGCCGCCCAAGAGATCGCCTTCTTTTTCGGCGACGATGAGATATACTCGCGATAA
- the rlmN gene encoding 23S rRNA (adenine(2503)-C(2))-methyltransferase RlmN, producing the protein MSATEAERVNLLGLDREGLTAFFADLGEKPFRARQILQWIHQRGVTDFEQMTDLSRALREKLSGLAEIRAPRVIREQISADGTVKWLLSVSGGSAVETVFIPEAQRGTLCISSQVGCMLNCTFCSTATQGFKRNLSSAEIIGQVFHAVNALKDERFGERRVTNVVFMGMGEPLLNLDAVQAALNLLREDLAYCLAARRVTVSTAGVVPGLEQLAKGVEFALAVSLHAPDDELRSRLVPLNRKYPLDELMAACKAYVRGGHRRTVTFEYTMIDGLNDGPQQARGLVKRLNGLPCKINLIPFNPFPGTPFRPSTPEAIYEFQKITRAAGIITTVRKTRGEDIDAACGQLVGKLLSPSERRRTVQEQLARQALSA; encoded by the coding sequence ATGTCTGCCACTGAAGCAGAAAGGGTGAACCTTCTCGGTCTCGACCGTGAAGGACTGACCGCGTTTTTCGCCGATCTAGGCGAAAAGCCCTTTCGTGCGCGGCAGATCCTGCAGTGGATTCATCAGCGCGGGGTCACCGATTTCGAGCAGATGACCGACCTGTCCCGCGCGCTGCGCGAGAAACTGAGCGGTCTTGCGGAGATCCGTGCGCCTCGCGTCATTCGTGAGCAGATCAGTGCCGATGGCACGGTCAAATGGCTGCTGTCGGTCTCCGGCGGCAGCGCGGTCGAGACGGTGTTCATCCCGGAAGCGCAACGCGGCACCCTGTGCATTTCCTCCCAGGTGGGCTGCATGCTCAACTGCACCTTCTGCTCCACCGCGACGCAGGGGTTCAAACGGAATCTCTCCTCCGCGGAAATCATCGGCCAGGTCTTCCACGCTGTGAATGCGCTGAAGGACGAGCGCTTCGGCGAGCGTCGCGTGACCAATGTGGTCTTCATGGGCATGGGCGAACCCCTGCTGAATCTGGATGCCGTTCAGGCCGCATTGAATCTGCTGCGCGAGGATCTGGCCTACTGCCTGGCCGCGCGCCGCGTCACCGTCTCGACGGCGGGTGTCGTTCCCGGACTGGAGCAGCTGGCAAAGGGCGTCGAGTTCGCCCTGGCCGTGTCCCTGCACGCACCGGACGATGAGCTTCGCTCGCGGCTGGTGCCCCTGAACCGGAAGTACCCGCTGGACGAGTTGATGGCCGCCTGCAAGGCCTATGTCCGCGGCGGTCATCGTCGAACGGTGACCTTCGAATACACCATGATCGACGGCCTGAACGATGGGCCTCAGCAGGCCCGGGGTCTGGTCAAGCGGCTCAACGGTCTGCCCTGCAAGATCAATCTCATTCCCTTCAATCCCTTCCCGGGCACACCGTTCCGCCCCTCGACGCCGGAAGCGATCTACGAGTTCCAGAAAATCACCCGGGCAGCAGGCATCATCACCACGGTTCGCAAGACCCGAGGCGAGGACATCGATGCAGCTTGTGGCCAGCTCGTCGGCAAGCTGCTCAGCCCCAGCGAGCGCCGCCGGACGGTTCAGGAACAGCTTGCACGACAGGCCTTGAGCGCATGA
- the pilW gene encoding type IV pilus biogenesis/stability protein PilW — translation MTSSTRFMACLALALLLAACASTGGSGTGERRAGLNQASPVRAAEINTRLGIGYLERGQLQVAMEKLETALRHDPQHVPAHLSLAMIHERLGDDASAERHYRAADRLAPEDGGTQNAYGVFLCRQQDYREADAHFLTATRDPFYGTPEVAWANAGVCARRAGRLEDATEYLRQALDIDSRNPDALYQLADIYLSQGEAFRARAFLQRLESLGSRDPATLLLGFQIESSLGNRDLARQYADSLERDYPDSREADQMRRLNRHDS, via the coding sequence ATGACGTCATCGACTCGATTCATGGCCTGCCTGGCCCTCGCTCTGCTGCTGGCCGCCTGCGCCTCCACCGGCGGAAGTGGAACAGGCGAGCGGAGAGCGGGGCTCAATCAGGCCAGCCCGGTCCGGGCGGCCGAGATCAATACTCGTCTCGGGATCGGTTATCTCGAGCGCGGGCAGCTACAGGTGGCCATGGAGAAGCTCGAAACCGCTTTGCGCCATGATCCGCAGCATGTGCCGGCGCATCTGAGCCTGGCCATGATTCACGAACGACTGGGCGACGATGCCAGCGCCGAGCGCCACTACCGGGCGGCGGATCGCCTGGCGCCGGAAGACGGTGGAACGCAGAACGCCTATGGCGTGTTTCTCTGTCGCCAGCAGGACTACCGGGAGGCCGATGCTCATTTCCTGACGGCGACCCGCGATCCCTTTTACGGCACGCCCGAAGTGGCCTGGGCCAACGCAGGCGTCTGCGCCAGACGGGCTGGCCGCCTGGAGGACGCCACCGAGTACCTTCGCCAGGCCTTGGACATCGATTCCCGAAATCCGGATGCCCTCTATCAGCTGGCCGACATCTACCTCTCGCAGGGCGAAGCGTTCAGGGCGCGTGCATTTCTCCAGCGCCTCGAATCGCTGGGCAGTCGTGATCCGGCGACGCTGTTGCTCGGTTTTCAGATCGAATCCAGCCTTGGCAATCGCGATCTCGCCCGGCAATACGCAGATTCACTCGAACGCGACTACCCGGACAGTCGCGAAGCCGATCAGATGAGGCGTCTCAATCGTCATGACTCCTGA
- a CDS encoding RodZ domain-containing protein, whose product MDRSERFKAIGQRLLDERQAQGLSQAEVASRLHLSGLLLEDLERGRVERLAPLYRRGYISNYARLLGLDEAELLSMLDQEEPPRLTEVLPVRRPRFRFDRYMKFATYVLVTVAIVPPIIMIYLNTGAALFDAEEGSVTEGVERSLSLDLGASNAAPGAGAGTSSADMANGTQPISASTLPLSAIRARRPEELQASENDLAPIAPPAEALLEPESFELTVHLHEDSWIEITAGDDQRLEYDLLRSGQSRTYRGEPPFQVLIGRSSAVDLLLNGEPLSYEGHERADVVELTIGQDGQIQR is encoded by the coding sequence ATGGATCGTTCGGAGCGATTCAAGGCCATCGGCCAGCGATTACTCGATGAGCGCCAGGCCCAGGGCCTGAGTCAAGCCGAGGTCGCAAGCCGTTTGCACCTGTCCGGGCTGCTTCTCGAGGACCTGGAACGGGGGAGAGTGGAGCGGCTCGCTCCCCTGTACCGTCGGGGCTACATCAGCAACTACGCACGTCTGCTTGGCCTGGACGAGGCTGAGCTCCTGTCCATGCTCGATCAGGAGGAGCCGCCCCGATTGACCGAAGTCCTGCCGGTACGCAGACCCCGCTTCAGATTCGACCGTTACATGAAGTTTGCAACCTATGTTCTTGTAACTGTTGCAATCGTTCCGCCCATCATCATGATCTACCTGAATACCGGCGCCGCCTTGTTCGATGCCGAAGAGGGCTCGGTGACCGAAGGCGTCGAGCGCTCGCTCAGCCTGGACCTGGGTGCGAGCAATGCGGCTCCCGGGGCAGGGGCAGGGACATCGAGTGCCGACATGGCCAACGGCACGCAGCCGATTTCCGCCTCGACCTTGCCACTGAGCGCCATTCGCGCCCGACGGCCGGAAGAGCTGCAGGCGTCGGAAAACGACTTGGCGCCCATCGCACCCCCTGCGGAAGCGCTGCTTGAGCCGGAGAGCTTCGAACTGACCGTTCATCTTCATGAAGACAGCTGGATCGAAATCACCGCGGGAGATGATCAACGCCTCGAGTATGACCTGCTTCGTTCCGGCCAGTCCCGGACCTATCGGGGCGAGCCCCCGTTCCAGGTCCTGATCGGTCGCTCCAGCGCGGTCGATCTGCTGCTCAATGGCGAACCCTTGAGTTACGAGGGTCACGAGCGCGCGGACGTCGTCGAGCTGACCATCGGCCAGGATGGGCAGATCCAGCGCTGA